A genomic stretch from Serratia entomophila includes:
- the mobB gene encoding molybdopterin-guanine dinucleotide biosynthesis protein MobB, with protein sequence MNNSLPPLLAIGAYSGTGKTTLLKQLIPLLKQRQVRVGLIKHTHHNMDVDTPGKDSYELRKAGADQTLVASDSRWALMTETPEQQPLDLQYLASRFDADKVDLILVEGFKHEPIGKIILYREEIGRPLEEMLDEFVLAVASDRPVDMNVRSLDINRPESIADFIMEWLKGAA encoded by the coding sequence ATGAATAACTCACTTCCTCCCCTGCTGGCCATTGGTGCCTACAGCGGAACCGGAAAGACCACCCTGCTTAAACAGCTGATCCCGCTGTTGAAGCAGCGGCAGGTAAGAGTCGGGTTGATCAAACATACCCATCACAATATGGATGTGGATACTCCGGGCAAAGACAGCTATGAATTGCGCAAGGCCGGTGCCGATCAAACGCTGGTCGCCAGCGATAGCCGTTGGGCATTGATGACCGAAACGCCAGAGCAGCAACCGCTAGATCTTCAGTATCTGGCCAGCCGTTTTGATGCCGATAAGGTCGATCTGATTTTGGTGGAAGGGTTCAAGCATGAACCGATCGGTAAAATCATTCTCTACCGCGAAGAAATAGGCAGGCCGCTTGAGGAGATGCTGGATGAATTTGTGCTCGCCGTCGCCAGCGATCGCCCGGTAGACATGAATGTGCGCTCGTTAGATATCAATCGGCCGGAAAGTATTGCCGATTTCATCATGGAATGGCTGAAAGGCGCAGCCTAG
- a CDS encoding YihD family protein — translation MKTHRVNELIELLQPAWQEDPDLNLIQFLQKLAKEAGFQGELSELSDDILIYHLKMRGSAGTDQIPGLKKDYEEDFKTALLRARGVIKD, via the coding sequence ATGAAAACGCACCGTGTAAACGAGCTGATCGAGCTGTTGCAACCCGCATGGCAGGAAGATCCCGATCTCAATCTGATTCAATTTTTACAAAAGCTGGCGAAAGAGGCCGGTTTTCAAGGCGAACTGTCTGAGCTGAGTGACGATATCCTCATCTATCACCTGAAAATGCGCGGCAGCGCCGGCACGGATCAGATCCCTGGCCTGAAAAAGGATTATGAAGAAGATTTTAAAACGGCGCTGCTGCGCGCCCGTGGGGTTATCAAGGATTAG
- the mobA gene encoding molybdenum cofactor guanylyltransferase MobA, whose protein sequence is MHEEITGVILAGGRGSRMGGEDKGLVPVAGKALYQYVLARLQPQVDSVAISANRNQVRYRASGLPVIGDLTPDFAGPLAGMLAGLEHAAGKWVAFVPCDVPDFPTTLVEELWRQKGAALAAYASDGERDHPTLALLNTGLIPHLTDYLARGERKLMLFLKEVKAQRVVFCGQQTAFHNLNAPEDCQRWQQTRGLRDE, encoded by the coding sequence ATGCATGAAGAAATTACTGGCGTTATTCTCGCCGGCGGACGTGGCTCACGCATGGGCGGCGAGGATAAGGGGTTAGTGCCGGTCGCCGGCAAGGCGCTTTATCAATACGTACTGGCCCGGCTGCAACCGCAGGTAGATTCCGTCGCCATCAGCGCCAACCGCAATCAGGTACGTTATCGAGCCAGCGGCCTGCCGGTAATTGGCGACCTGACACCCGACTTTGCCGGCCCGCTGGCCGGCATGTTGGCCGGGTTGGAACATGCCGCCGGCAAATGGGTAGCCTTTGTCCCCTGCGACGTGCCGGATTTTCCTACCACATTAGTCGAAGAACTCTGGCGGCAGAAAGGCGCTGCGCTGGCCGCCTATGCCAGCGACGGTGAACGGGATCACCCAACGTTGGCATTGCTGAACACCGGCCTCATACCGCACCTGACCGACTATCTGGCCCGCGGAGAACGCAAATTGATGCTGTTCCTGAAGGAGGTTAAGGCTCAACGGGTCGTCTTTTGCGGACAGCAGACCGCATTCCATAACCTTAATGCACCTGAAGACTGCCAGCGTTGGCAACAGACGCGAGGATTACGCGATGAATAA
- a CDS encoding FadR/GntR family transcriptional regulator, with protein MQFNAQQQAAQRNLSYLLAEKLGQQILAGDYQAGSILPGEMELGEQFGVSRTAVREAVKMLAAKGMLLPRPRIGTRVMPRSQWNFLDQDLLTWWMTRENFDQVMQHFLILRTSLEPQACALAASHAGTQQTRQLAELMAEMRALHSQFDRERWILVDTQFHQLIYEASGNPFLTSFANLFSSVYQSYFRAITGNEVIKLRHHQAIVDAILAGDSAGALVACQILLKEKD; from the coding sequence ATGCAATTTAATGCGCAACAACAGGCCGCCCAGCGCAATCTTTCTTATCTGCTTGCGGAAAAACTTGGCCAGCAAATTCTGGCGGGTGACTACCAGGCCGGCAGCATCCTGCCCGGCGAGATGGAACTGGGCGAACAATTCGGCGTGAGCCGCACGGCGGTACGTGAAGCGGTCAAGATGCTGGCGGCGAAAGGCATGCTGTTGCCGCGCCCACGCATCGGCACCCGGGTGATGCCGCGCAGCCAGTGGAATTTCCTCGACCAGGATTTGCTGACCTGGTGGATGACGCGGGAAAACTTTGATCAGGTCATGCAGCACTTCCTTATCTTGCGCACGTCTCTGGAGCCGCAGGCCTGTGCGTTGGCGGCCAGCCATGCCGGCACGCAGCAAACCCGGCAGTTGGCGGAGCTGATGGCGGAAATGCGCGCGCTGCATAGCCAGTTTGACCGCGAACGCTGGATCCTGGTGGATACCCAATTCCACCAACTGATCTATGAGGCCAGCGGCAACCCGTTTCTGACCTCATTCGCCAACCTGTTCAGCTCGGTGTATCAAAGCTACTTCCGCGCCATCACCGGCAATGAAGTCATTAAGCTGCGGCATCATCAGGCAATCGTCGATGCGATACTCGCCGGCGACAGCGCCGGCGCGCTGGTCGCCTGCCAGATATTGCTTAAAGAGAAAGACTAG
- the polA gene encoding DNA polymerase I — MAQIAENPLILVDGSSYLYRAYHAFPPLTNSAGEPTGAMYGVLNMLRSLLLQYQPSHVAVVFDAKGKTFRDELFAEYKSHRPPMPDDLRAQIEPLHQMVKAMGLPLLVTPGVEADDVIGTLALEAEKAGHAVLISTGDKDMAQLVTPNVTLINTMNNSILGPQEVCDKYGIPPELIIDFLALMGDSSDNIPGVPGVGEKTAQALLQGLGGLDALYDNLDSIATLSFRGAKTMAAKLEQNKEVAYLSYKLATIKTDVELELSCADLDVSAPDVDVLQQLFKRYEFKRWLADVEAGVWLENKKGPGVKAAGAAKQASATAEAPRAAAEVTLSQDGYVTILDEATFADWLQRLKKAEVFAFDTETDGLDTLSANLIGLSFAVAPGEAAYLPVAHDYLDAPPQLDRDYVLATLKPLLEDEKALKVGQNLKFDMGLLARYGISMRGIAYDTMLESYVLDSVGGRHDMDSLADRYLGHKTITFEEIAGKGKNQLTFNQIALEQAAPYAAEDADVTLQLHLAMWPQLQQSAELLTVFNEIEMPLVPVLSHIERTGVLIDPAILSAHSQELAKRLGELEIQAHELAEEPFNLASTKQLQAILYEKQKLPVLKKTPGGAPSTNEEVLAELALDYPLPKVILEYRGLAKLKTTYTDKLPLMINPASGRVHTSYHQAVTATGRLSSSDPNLQNIPVRNDEGRRIRQAFIAPEGYRIVAADYSQIELRIMAHLSQDEGLLKAFAEGKDIHRATAAEVFGVPLDKVTGEQRRSAKAINFGLIYGMSAFGLARQLGIPRGEAQRYMDLYFERYPGVLDYMERTRQQAADQGYVSTLDGRRLYLPDVRSSNGMRRKAAERAAINAPMQGTAADIIKRAMIEVDAWLQGQAQPQVRMIMQVHDELVFEVHESVIEASSQRIRELMEGSMALAVPLRVDVGVGINWDEAH; from the coding sequence ATGGCCCAGATTGCAGAAAACCCATTAATCCTGGTTGACGGTTCCTCCTACCTCTACCGTGCCTACCACGCTTTCCCTCCGCTGACCAACTCGGCGGGTGAGCCGACCGGAGCGATGTACGGCGTGCTGAATATGCTGCGCAGCTTGCTGTTGCAATACCAGCCCAGCCACGTTGCGGTGGTGTTTGATGCCAAGGGAAAAACCTTCCGCGATGAACTGTTCGCCGAATACAAATCGCATCGCCCGCCGATGCCGGACGATCTGCGCGCGCAAATCGAACCCTTGCACCAAATGGTCAAGGCGATGGGGCTGCCGCTGCTGGTGACGCCGGGCGTAGAGGCCGACGACGTTATCGGCACGCTGGCGCTGGAGGCTGAAAAGGCCGGCCACGCGGTACTGATCAGCACCGGCGACAAAGACATGGCGCAGCTGGTCACGCCGAACGTCACCCTGATCAACACCATGAACAACAGCATTCTCGGCCCGCAGGAAGTGTGCGACAAGTACGGCATTCCGCCAGAACTGATCATCGACTTCCTGGCGCTGATGGGCGACTCTTCGGATAACATCCCGGGTGTGCCTGGCGTGGGCGAGAAAACCGCGCAGGCGCTGTTACAGGGCCTTGGCGGGCTGGATGCGCTGTATGACAATCTGGACAGCATCGCCACGCTCAGCTTCCGCGGCGCCAAAACCATGGCGGCCAAGCTGGAGCAGAACAAAGAGGTGGCGTACCTCTCCTACAAGCTGGCAACGATCAAAACCGACGTCGAGCTGGAGCTCTCCTGCGCCGATCTCGACGTGTCCGCGCCGGACGTCGACGTGCTGCAGCAGCTGTTCAAACGGTATGAGTTCAAACGCTGGCTGGCGGATGTAGAAGCCGGCGTCTGGCTGGAAAACAAAAAAGGGCCGGGGGTGAAAGCCGCCGGCGCGGCGAAGCAGGCAAGCGCAACGGCGGAGGCGCCGAGGGCTGCGGCGGAAGTCACGCTGTCTCAGGACGGTTATGTCACCATTCTGGACGAAGCAACCTTCGCCGACTGGCTGCAGCGGCTGAAAAAGGCCGAGGTATTCGCCTTTGACACCGAAACCGACGGTCTGGATACCCTGAGCGCCAACCTGATAGGCCTGTCGTTCGCCGTGGCGCCGGGCGAAGCCGCCTATCTGCCGGTGGCGCATGATTATCTGGACGCGCCGCCGCAGTTGGATCGCGACTACGTGTTGGCAACGCTCAAACCGCTGCTGGAAGATGAAAAAGCGCTGAAGGTCGGGCAAAACCTGAAGTTCGACATGGGGCTGCTGGCGCGCTATGGCATTAGCATGCGCGGCATCGCTTACGACACCATGCTGGAGTCCTATGTGCTGGACAGCGTCGGCGGCCGTCACGACATGGACAGCCTGGCCGATCGCTACCTGGGCCATAAGACCATCACCTTCGAAGAAATCGCCGGCAAAGGCAAAAACCAGCTGACGTTCAACCAGATCGCTCTGGAGCAGGCGGCGCCTTATGCGGCGGAAGACGCCGACGTCACGCTGCAGCTGCATCTGGCGATGTGGCCTCAACTGCAGCAAAGCGCCGAGCTGCTGACGGTGTTCAACGAAATTGAAATGCCGCTGGTGCCGGTGTTGTCGCATATCGAACGCACCGGGGTGTTGATCGATCCGGCTATCCTGTCCGCCCACTCTCAGGAGCTGGCCAAGCGCCTCGGCGAGCTGGAAATTCAGGCGCACGAGCTGGCGGAAGAGCCGTTTAACCTGGCGTCGACCAAGCAGCTGCAGGCTATCCTGTACGAAAAGCAAAAGCTGCCGGTGCTGAAGAAAACGCCGGGCGGCGCGCCGTCAACCAACGAAGAAGTGCTGGCCGAGCTGGCGCTGGATTACCCGTTGCCGAAGGTGATCCTGGAGTACCGCGGCCTGGCGAAGCTGAAAACCACCTACACCGACAAACTGCCGCTGATGATCAATCCGGCCAGCGGCCGGGTGCATACCTCTTACCATCAGGCGGTAACCGCCACCGGGCGCCTGTCGTCCAGCGATCCGAACCTGCAGAACATTCCGGTGCGCAATGACGAAGGCCGTCGCATTCGCCAGGCGTTTATCGCCCCTGAGGGCTACCGCATCGTCGCGGCGGACTACTCGCAAATCGAACTGCGCATCATGGCTCACCTGTCGCAGGATGAAGGGTTGCTGAAGGCCTTTGCCGAGGGTAAAGACATCCACCGCGCCACGGCAGCCGAAGTGTTTGGCGTGCCGTTGGACAAGGTGACCGGCGAACAGCGCCGCAGCGCCAAAGCGATCAACTTTGGCCTGATTTACGGCATGAGCGCTTTTGGCCTGGCGCGCCAGCTGGGGATCCCGCGCGGCGAAGCGCAGCGCTATATGGACCTCTACTTCGAGCGTTACCCCGGGGTGCTGGATTACATGGAGCGCACCCGTCAGCAAGCCGCCGATCAGGGCTACGTCAGCACGCTCGATGGCCGCCGGCTCTATCTGCCGGACGTGCGCTCCAGCAATGGCATGCGCCGCAAGGCCGCCGAACGTGCGGCGATCAACGCCCCAATGCAGGGCACTGCGGCGGACATCATCAAACGCGCGATGATCGAGGTCGACGCCTGGCTGCAGGGGCAAGCGCAGCCGCAGGTGCGCATGATCATGCAGGTACACGATGAATTGGTGTTTGAAGTGCATGAATCGGTGATTGAGGCGTCCAGCCAGCGTATTCGTGAGCTGATGGAAGGCAGCATGGCGCTGGCGGTGCCGCTGAGGGTCGACGTGGGCGTGGGCATCAACTGGGATGAAGCTCACTGA
- a CDS encoding acyltransferase has protein sequence MSKLLAPVIFVVSAMLAILVTVLCSIPITLAGIVKLLVPVPAVWRRISAFADFMMWCWCQGLALLLRINWQLRWDIEGLEGLSRKNWYLLISNHESWSDIVVLCVLFRKHIPMNKYFLKQQLAWVPFVGLACWALDMPFMKRYSRAYLLKHPEKRGKDIETTRRSCEKFRQRPTTIVNFVEGSRFTEAKKIKTHSPYRNLLAPKAAGIAFTLSALGSQFDKVLNVTLLYPENNEHPFMDMLCGRLKRIVVRVEMLPIDESMHGDYFNDKLFKRRFQLWLNTLWQEKDRLLDKLKRQYG, from the coding sequence ATGTCAAAATTGTTAGCCCCTGTTATTTTTGTCGTTTCTGCCATGCTGGCCATTCTGGTGACGGTATTGTGCTCAATTCCCATCACGCTGGCCGGCATCGTGAAACTCTTGGTTCCCGTCCCGGCCGTTTGGCGGCGTATCTCCGCCTTTGCCGATTTTATGATGTGGTGCTGGTGCCAGGGGCTGGCGCTGTTATTGCGCATTAACTGGCAGTTGCGTTGGGATATTGAAGGTCTTGAGGGGCTGAGCCGTAAAAACTGGTATCTGCTGATCAGCAATCATGAAAGCTGGTCGGATATTGTCGTGCTGTGCGTGCTGTTCAGAAAGCATATTCCCATGAATAAGTATTTCCTTAAACAGCAGCTGGCCTGGGTGCCTTTTGTCGGCCTGGCCTGCTGGGCATTGGATATGCCGTTTATGAAACGCTATTCGCGCGCCTATTTGCTCAAGCATCCGGAAAAACGCGGCAAGGATATCGAAACCACCCGCCGCTCCTGCGAGAAGTTCCGCCAGCGCCCGACCACTATCGTCAATTTCGTCGAAGGATCGCGCTTCACCGAAGCCAAGAAAATTAAAACCCATTCGCCCTACCGCAATTTGCTGGCGCCCAAGGCCGCCGGCATCGCCTTCACGCTCAGCGCATTAGGCAGCCAGTTCGACAAAGTATTGAACGTCACCCTGCTCTACCCGGAAAATAATGAACATCCCTTTATGGATATGCTGTGCGGGCGGTTAAAGCGCATTGTGGTAAGAGTGGAAATGCTGCCAATCGACGAGAGCATGCATGGCGATTACTTTAACGATAAGCTGTTCAAGCGGCGCTTCCAGCTATGGCTTAACACGCTGTGGCAGGAAAAAGATCGGCTGCTGGATAAATTGAAACGGCAGTACGGTTAA
- the dsbA gene encoding thiol:disulfide interchange protein DsbA: MKKIWLALVGMVMAFSASAAQFSDGTQYVTLDKPVTGEPQVLEFFSFYCPHCYQFEQVYHVSENVKKALPAGTKMTKYHVEFLGPLGKQLTQAWAVAMALGVEDKVSPLMFEAVQKTQTVQTPDDIRNVFVKAGVSAADYDAAWNSFVVKSLVVQQEKAAEDLQLRGVPAVFVNGKYMVKNDGLDTSSMDAYVKQFADVVKFLSQQK; this comes from the coding sequence ATGAAGAAAATATGGTTGGCGCTCGTTGGCATGGTGATGGCATTCAGCGCTTCGGCTGCGCAGTTTAGCGATGGCACTCAGTACGTAACCCTGGACAAGCCGGTGACCGGCGAGCCGCAGGTGCTGGAGTTCTTCTCCTTCTACTGCCCGCATTGCTATCAGTTCGAGCAGGTTTATCACGTTTCTGAGAACGTGAAAAAGGCGCTGCCTGCCGGCACCAAAATGACCAAATACCACGTTGAGTTCCTGGGCCCATTGGGCAAGCAGCTGACTCAGGCCTGGGCCGTTGCGATGGCGCTGGGTGTGGAAGACAAGGTCAGCCCGCTGATGTTCGAAGCGGTGCAGAAAACCCAAACGGTGCAAACGCCGGATGATATCCGCAACGTATTCGTTAAGGCCGGCGTGAGCGCGGCGGATTACGATGCGGCCTGGAACAGCTTCGTGGTGAAATCTCTGGTGGTTCAGCAGGAGAAAGCCGCGGAAGATCTGCAGCTGCGCGGCGTGCCGGCGGTATTTGTTAACGGCAAATACATGGTTAAAAACGACGGTCTGGACACCAGCTCGATGGATGCTTACGTGAAGCAATTCGCCGACGTGGTGAAATTCCTCAGCCAGCAGAAATAA
- a CDS encoding serine/threonine protein kinase → MNNSAFNFETLSPDLIMDALEGVGLRVDSGLTALNSYENRVYQFMDEDRKRYVVKFYRPERWSAEQIGEEHQFALDLAQAEIPAVAPLALQGNTLHTYGGFFFTVFPSVGGRQYEIDNLDQLEWVGRFLGRIHQVGGERLFAERPTMGVEEYLTAPRQVLASCVLLPNAQREAFLKATDSLIAAIKQHWHLDWQPRRLHGDCHPGNILWRDGPLFVDLDDARNGPAVQDLWMLLHGERRDRLMQLDILLEAYAEFAEFDQRELALIEPLRAMRMVYYLAWVARRWQDPAFPKSFPWMAESDFWLSQTAAFTEQVKLLQEPPLQLTPMY, encoded by the coding sequence ATGAATAACTCTGCCTTTAATTTTGAAACCCTTTCGCCCGATCTGATTATGGATGCGCTCGAAGGGGTTGGCCTGCGCGTTGATTCCGGGCTGACGGCGCTGAACAGCTATGAAAACCGCGTCTACCAGTTTATGGACGAAGACCGTAAACGCTACGTGGTGAAGTTTTATCGCCCCGAACGCTGGAGTGCTGAGCAGATCGGTGAAGAACATCAGTTTGCTTTGGATCTTGCCCAGGCGGAGATCCCGGCGGTAGCGCCGCTGGCGCTGCAGGGCAATACGCTGCATACCTATGGCGGGTTCTTCTTTACCGTCTTCCCCAGCGTAGGTGGGCGGCAGTACGAGATTGATAATCTGGATCAACTGGAATGGGTTGGCCGTTTTCTCGGGCGTATTCATCAGGTAGGAGGCGAAAGGCTGTTTGCCGAGCGCCCGACGATGGGCGTTGAGGAATACCTCACCGCACCGCGCCAGGTATTGGCGAGCTGTGTGTTGCTGCCTAATGCACAGCGCGAGGCTTTCCTGAAGGCGACAGACAGCCTGATCGCGGCGATCAAACAGCATTGGCATCTGGACTGGCAGCCGCGTCGTTTGCATGGCGATTGCCACCCAGGCAATATCCTGTGGCGCGATGGCCCGTTGTTTGTCGATCTTGACGATGCGCGTAATGGGCCGGCGGTGCAGGATTTATGGATGTTGTTGCATGGCGAACGTCGCGATCGGCTGATGCAGCTGGACATCTTGCTCGAAGCTTACGCGGAGTTTGCCGAATTCGATCAGCGCGAACTGGCGTTGATCGAGCCGCTGCGGGCAATGCGCATGGTGTATTACCTGGCCTGGGTTGCCCGCCGCTGGCAGGATCCGGCCTTCCCTAAAAGTTTTCCGTGGATGGCGGAGTCTGATTTTTGGCTATCTCAGACTGCGGCTTTCACTGAACAGGTTAAGCTGTTGCAGGAACCCCCTCTGCAGCTGACGCCAATGTATTGA